From the genome of Sander lucioperca isolate FBNREF2018 chromosome 1, SLUC_FBN_1.2, whole genome shotgun sequence, one region includes:
- the LOC116051165 gene encoding zinc finger protein OZF-like, translating into MEEEQQKPEQRSNKVPRRAAAGSASDSSGVQKRRGRGGLGHHSCQYCGKSFTRPEHLKIHQRVHTGERPYSCGQCGAAFTQSSVLKSHQFIHTGDKPYSCQYCGKAFTRSEHLKIHQRVHTGEKPYSCEECGATFTRLNYLKSHQSIHTGEKPYSCQYCGKSFTRSGSLKIHQRVHTGERPYSCEHCGAAFTQSSVLKSHQFIHTGDKPYSCQHCGKSFTTSGHLKIHQRVHTGEKPYSCEECGATFTRFNNLKSHQNIHTGEKPYSCDQCGSAFSQLSSLKSHRRIHTGEKPYSCDQCGAAFTVQSSLKSHQRVHTGEKPYMCDQCGAAFTQSESLNSHRRVHTGEKPFWCEQCGKTFSKSGELKSHQRIHTGDKPYSCDQCCAAFTHLNILKSHRRVHTGEKPFWCEQCGKTFSQSSNLKRHQLIHTASSQTCSKAKLLLERREGTDSMSQDAVYQPDSREQSEPKVAEVQDHLQALTCLINVKEEQSGEFVTAHNIG; encoded by the coding sequence aaacggagaggaagagggggacTCGGACATCACAGCTGTCAGTACTGTGGCAAGTCCTTCACAAGACCTGAACatttaaagattcatcagagagttcacactggagagagacCATACAGCTGTGgacaatgtggggcagctttcacacagtCAAGTGTGCTCAAAAGTCATCAattcattcacactggagataaaCCGTACAGCTGTCAGTACTGTGGCAAGGCCTTCACAAGATCTGAACatttaaagattcatcagagagttcacactggagaaaagccgtacagctgtgaagAATGTGGGGCAACTTTCACACGGTTGAATTACTTAAAATCCCACCAaagcattcacactggagagaagccataCAGCTGTCAGTACTGTGGCAAGTCCTTCACAAGATCTGGAAGtttaaagattcatcagagagttcacactggagagagacCATACAGCTGTGAACactgtggggcagctttcacacagtCAAGTGTGCTCAAAAGTCATCAattcattcacactggagataaaCCGTACAGCTGTCAGCACTGTGGCAAGTCCTTCACAACATCTGGACatttaaagattcatcagagagttcacactggagaaaagccgtacagctgtgaagAATGTGGGGCAACTTTCACACGATTCAATAACTTAAAATCCCACCAAAACATTCATACTGGAGAGAAGCCATACAGCTGTGACCAATGTGGGTCAGCCTTCTCACAGTTATCTAGCTTAAAATCCCACcgacgcattcacactggagagaagccgtacagctgtgaccaatgtggggcagctttcactgTTCAAAGTTCCCTAAAATCCCACCaacgtgttcacactggagagaagccgtacatgTGTGaccaatgtggggcagctttcacacagtCAGAAAGCTTAAACTCCCAccgacgtgttcacactggagagaagccgttctGGTGTGAGcaatgtgggaaaactttttctAAGAGTGGTGAACTTAAATCCcaccaacgcattcacactggagataaaCCGTACAGCTGTGACCAATGTTGCGCAGCTTtcacacatttaaatattttaaaatcccaccgacgtgttcacactggagaaaagccgttctggtgtgaacaatgtgggaaaaccttttctcagagtAGTAACCTGAAAAGACACCAACTCATTCACACTGCCTCCTCTCAAACATGTTCTAAAGCCAAGCTGTTGTtagaaaggagagagggaacAGATAGCATGAGTCAAGACGCTGTTTACCAGCCAGATAGCAGAGAACAGTCAGAGCCCAAAGTAGCCGAGGTCCAGGACCACTTGCAGGCACTAACCTGCTTGATAAATGTGAAAGAAGAACAAAGTGGGGAATTTGTCACAGCACATAACATTGGGTAA